In a genomic window of Pelecanus crispus isolate bPelCri1 chromosome 1, bPelCri1.pri, whole genome shotgun sequence:
- the CMAS gene encoding LOW QUALITY PROTEIN: N-acylneuraminate cytidylyltransferase (The sequence of the model RefSeq protein was modified relative to this genomic sequence to represent the inferred CDS: inserted 2 bases in 1 codon), with product MHQRPQPAGGAERSAAMEAGAGGSRGLPAGEGRPRAHLAALVLARGGSKGIPLKNIKLLAGVPLIGWVLRAASDAGVFHSVWVSTDHDEIEKVAKQFGAQVHRRSPEVSQDSSTSLEAIREFLNHHHEVDIVGNIQATSPCLHPSDLVKVADLIQKEGFDSVFSVVRRHQFRWSEVKKGENKMTEPQNLNPAKRYRRQDWPGELYENGSFYFAKRHLIEKGYLQGGKMAYYEMRAEHSVDIDIDIDWPIAEQRVLSFGYFGKEPLKEVKLLVCSIDGCLTNGRIYVTEDQKEMVSYDYRDIVGIDLLKKRGIQVRLISERDCSKTLSAMQLGCVAKVSATNKLQVLEDWQKDMGLSWKEVAYLGNEESDVECLKTAGMSGVPADACAVAQKAAGYICKSSGGCGAVREFAEHIFLLLEKVNSARKQMEEVSSAGKEMGXNENSRKGNKELMKKE from the exons ATGCACCAGCGGCCGCAGCcggcggggggcgcggagcggagcgcggcGATGGAGGCGGGCGCGGGCGGCTCGCgcgggctgccggcgggggAGGGGCGGCCGCGCGCCCACCTGGCTGCCCTGGTGCTGGCGCGCGGCGGCAGCAAGGGGATCCCGCTGAAGAACATCAAGCTGCTGGCGGGGGTGCCGCTCATCGGCTGGGTGCTGCGCGCCGCCAGCGACGCCGGCGTCTTCCACAG TGTGTGGGTTTCTACAGACCATGATGAAATTGAGAAGGTTGCAAAGCAGTTTGGTGCTCAAGTTCACCGCAGAAGCCCCGAAGTATCTCAAGACTCCTCAACTTCTCTAGAAGCTATCAGAGAGTTTCTTAATCATCATCATG agGTTGATATTGTGGGAAATATACAAGCAACGTCTCCCTGCTTACATCCCAGTGATCTCGTAAAAGTGGCAGATCTGATCCAGAAGGAAGGGTTTGattctgtcttctctgttgTGAGACGGCATCAATTTAGATGGAGCGAGGTAAAAAAAGGAG aaaacaaaatgacagaGCCCCAAAACCTGAATCCAGCAAAACGCTACCGGAGGCAAGATTGGCCTGGGGAGCTGTACGAAAATGGCTCATTTTATTTTGCCAAGAGGCATTTGATTGAGAAAGGCTACTTGCAG GGTGGTAAAATGGCCTACTATGAAATGCGTGCAGAGCACAGTGTGGATATAGATATAGACATTGATTGGCCTATTGCAGAGCAGAGAGTATTGAG CTTTGGATATTTTGGCAAAGAGCCATTAAAAGAGGTGAAGCTATTGGTTTGCAGTATTGATGGATGCCTGACAAATGGTCGCATTTATGTGACAGAAGATCAGAAGGAAATGGTCTCCTACGATTATAGAGATATTGTTGGTATCGATCtattaaagaaaagaggaatCCAG GTTCGACTCATCTCTGAAAGAGATTGTTCCAAAACACTGTCAGCCATGCAGCTGGGATGTGTAGCAAAAGTTAGTGCAACAAACAAATTACAAGTCCTGGAGGACTGGCAAAAAGACATGGGTTTGAGCTGGAAAGAAGTCGCTTACTTAG GAAATGAAGAGTCTGATGTGGAATGCCTGAAGACAGCTGGCATGAGTGGTGTGCCTGCTGATGCTTGTGCAGTTGCTCAGAAGGCTGCTGGTTATATTTGTAAAAGCAGTGGTGGCTGTGGAGCTGTGCGGGAGTTTGCAGAACACATATTCCTGTTGTTAGAAAAAGTGAACTCTGCAAGGAAGCAAATGGAAGAAGTGAGTtcagcaggaaaggaaatggg aaatgagaacagcaggaaaggaaataaggaaCTAATGAAAAAAGAGTAA